A region of the Micropterus dolomieu isolate WLL.071019.BEF.003 ecotype Adirondacks unplaced genomic scaffold, ASM2129224v1 contig_9898, whole genome shotgun sequence genome:
aacgcagccgtctaccaggaagttttagagcacttcatgcttcctgctgctgaccaactttatggagatgcagatttcattttccaacaggacttggcacctgcacacaatgccaaagctaccagtacctggtttaaggaccatggtatccctgtttttaattggccagcaaacttgcctgaccttaaccctatagaaaatctatggggtattgtgaagaggaagatgctatacgccagacccaacaatgcagaagagctgaaggccactatcagagcaacctgggctctcataacacctgagcagtgccacagactgatcgactccatgccacgccgcattgctgcagtaattcaggcaaaaggagccccaactaagtattgagtgctgtacatgctcatactttacatgttcatacttttcagttggccaacatttctaaaaatcctttttttgtattggtcttaagtaatattctaattttcggagatactggatttgggattttcattagttgtcagttttaatcatcacaattaaatgaaataaacatttgaaatatatcagtctgtgtgtaatgaatgaatataatatccaagtttcactttttgaatggaattactgaaataaataaactttttgatgatattctaattatatgaccagcacctgtacatatACCATTGcaaccgctgacttacttttgccgttttcgctgttttcagtccaaaaacagctgttttctgtgttgttgttaaaaTTATTGCAATTACTGAGCTGAGGAGAAAAGAAGTGCTGCTTTGGAACAGATGGTTTTATCGGCCTCTACTAGCCGACTcataggagctacacagacatccaataTATCAAACGATTCGTCTGCTCAAGACGAAGAGAAGGAGCCCACACAGcactgtaggatgttctgttcacaagttgtgggcctgtaaagcatgggagttttgaagaaaactcccaatacttcctcctctccataggtttatacggggtccgtcgtgcccgggtgctacggcggatttccctatcgtagcttccccacaacgttttttaatgtctattcagctactgcaaacctgttgattgtggtccttgctagtgaaagaCCAAAGAAAAAGCACAGCAGAACTGAACCGTTAACTTTCTGTTTTTTGAAGCATGGATCCCAGACAGGAAGCGCTACTGATTACTTTTTTCCATTAGCCAGAGAAAATGCGTTGTCATTAATAGACTAAAAgcttgaaattaaataattcaacAATTGATCTACAATACTCACTAAATTCccctgttgttttgtttaacaTCTTGTTATTTTGCAGGAGAAATGACAGGAAACCAGGGGTTTTACTCATTGTCATCATACCACCTCAGCTCAGAAATTCTGCTTCCTGTGATAACCACTGAAAAACAGTCAATAAACactcaaaacaaaaaccttGTTAGCTCTTGGTTAGTCTGCAACTGTGTAACATGATCACAAATTTTGATTGCAGAATTTCCTCATCAGCCGTTCTGACTGCAGAACCAATGACCTGCAGTTTGGCCATCAAGTACATTAAAACGCTTTTCCAGCTGCTGAGTTTGCCCTTGCACTCAGGCATAATGCATTTCGAAAGGGAATAACTCAACAGTGTAATACAATTTGCAAAATTACAGAAAATTGCAGAGCAATTCTGGTTGTCAGACAGATGCAAAACCAAAAGGTACCATTTTGGTATGGCAATATACTGTTGTTGTAGCTGGAAATTGTAAGACAAAGGGTTCTAATAAAATTGTGTATTGTGTATTATTGTGCACAACAGAACAAGCATAAAACATTGTAAAGGAAACAGCAGCACTTAAGAAGACTTAAAACAGTGTCTTCTCATGACAGGATATCCATCACCCTAAAGAGCTCCTGCTTCCAGAAGTTATACTGTTTAATGTTGCCATTTGTTTTTTAGAGAGTCATGTGCACTTCTAAGGTACACAGTTTACCGTTAGAGTATATTTACAGTAATGAAGGTAAAACATCATAACAGCAAGCTACCTAAATTTAAACAATAGGTTAAGATTTTAAACAATTCTCACGTGCCAATATGTACATTTCTCCCTCTCGATATTGCCAATCttgtggtgagggttgtgaattgcaaccaacagctTAGTCACCATTCACCTCTCCCTTTGCAAGCGTACAGGAGAAGCTAGGGTGGCCGAcgcgctctgtcggctcttgtgctaaataatacgtgtggtcctccataTGTCcaaattttacttaatttaacttaattctaataaaccagacaactACTACAGCTACTAcaactacttcttcttcttcttccttcttcttcataCATTTTCACGTTGGTGACGAAGTGGGCTCTGTAGAGCAGTGTTCCATTTGGGTTACTGAAGAAACATGGCGCCGCAAAATGGCGACTTCCACGAAAGGGGATGTATGGGTGTATGTTGAGTATGGATGTACCTTAGAATGTACTGtaggctcattctaaggtaataaaaacacaacagtgatGGAGTGGCAAGCGCTTTTTGGAATATTTTACTGTAAGAGTCATTGGCTAAATTTATTAACCATTTCCTCTTTCTAAGCTTCCTCTTTCCCTTTCTCAGCTCTTTATTTAGCAGACCAAAGGTATGCATTCTTGCTCATAGAAAAATTCACAACATTCATAGCTAGTGGAAATGTTTTCTAAACACATTAAGAGATGGGCTGCAGTCACAGATTCttttcataaacataaaaaagccTTGGATATTGCACTGACACAAGGTTGTTCTGGGTTAAATACTGTATCTTATATATCCATTGTGATTTATATTTACACTAGGTACACAAAGAAAAGACTCATATTGATGTGAAAGTACAATGGGGAATTCAAGGTTTAGGTACGTTAGGTACATGTAATGTAGTTGTGTGCCTGTAGAATTTCCCCTGGTCCACAGAGCACACAGTAATAGAACAAGCTAGGGAGTATTAACATCTGCATCATTTCTGGTTCATCACAGTCTAGTGTTTCCCCTGAAACCCATTTCCTCCGTGCACGTGTGCAAAACCAAAACCTCCCTCTTCCTACATGTTTCTTCCCCTTTTTGCTCTTCGTATCATCTCTTCCCCACACTCCATGCTGACATTTCAACTGTGGCTGTCAACGGCAAGTCATCTCAACGTGAACGAAAAAATCTGACAGTCCACAGAGAGAATAACAGTTGCCCTCTGTAGTTATTGTACTGGCTGATCATTATCTAGTGTTGTAATCATTTGAGAGTACCATGTGGGACTGTAGCGGCTTGGCTACATGTCAGTAGCTCTGAAGACTCTCTTCTGATGCTCGTCCTCTGACCCAACTGGACTGAACTATGCCAAACCTGAAACAGCTCTGCAATATGTCTGAAAGTCTTCACCCACTGGACAGCTTTCTTTAAGgatcaagacacacaaaaacaacaggtGAGGTCATCATTAATTACAGTTCTGGATGTAAGATGTCTGAAAATTATGCTAGACTTAAAAAACACTTCAAAAAAGTAACCctgaaaaggttaaaaaagcGCAAGACGGGTGTTGACAGtatttattcagtttaaaaCCTCACTTTCTTTGCTAGTTTTCTTTTTGTCCCTAGTGGACTGTTGTCAAGAGAAAGACGGCATGCTTGAGGCTCTGTGAGTCAGCGTTGCAAAAATAATTAGGGTTGACTCTCAGCAGGATTGAATGTTGTGCTTCTCCCAGTGGTGGTCACTACAACAGTTTACAGAGTACAGCAGATAACTGCTTGACAGGAAAAAATAGTGGAACTTCACAGGAACAGGTGGACTGTGatatattttaaacacagcTGTGTTAGTAGGGAggcaaacaataaaacataaaataaaacatattcttCCATATTTGGCATTCAGCACATTCCCACCTCTTGAAGTTTTGCTCATTTAAAGCCTCATTGGGGACAAGGTTCTATAATAACAACCAGGCTTAGTTTAGCTTATAATACTAACAAACGCATTGTTGGCTCAGATGGAAAAAAAGGACGGAGTGAAGATTGGGCCAGCTCTATAAAGCAGGCATTTATTTGGATTatgtgtataaaataaaatggaaacgCTTTACATGTTAAACATTAACCAGATGAAAACTTGTACActagaggaaaaacaaaatactgattGTGAAAAGCAGAGATGACAACATGTGGACAGAACAAACTCTTCACAGTAATTGGCCCATTATTACTAAGAGGGGAAGTCTAATGTGTGGTTAGTCAGAGCAGCCAGCCTGGTGACTAAACAAAAGCCTAtgaatcattttaaatgaaaatttcAGATTTATGAACAAAACTTTCCAATATCCGAGTCAGTGTGGTTTCCCAACCAACATTATTTGATAATATTATGAATATGCAGGTGCATGCACAcaactacacacaaacaaagacacacatacgTGCACAGGCACACATTGTCGTTCACTAAAGATGGTCTGACTCTAAATGGCTTCTCCATTATTGAGTTTGGATGGGACAGCAGATCTCTGTGTAGACGTTAATGGCATTAGATGCTTCCTGAGCCAATAAACACACCGGGGCCAAGCCTAAGAGATAGAACAAAACACAGAGTGGAAAGAAATATCAAAGAATGCCACTGAGATACAGAAAAGTAGCCATAAAGACACAGAACATAGGTTAGATTTCCTAATGCTGAAATCTCAGaaaataaattgacaaaaaaaacatgcacaaaccTTAATATATGCGATTTGACGTATCAACATTAAAAAGAGACTGTTGACTTTATTATAACCCTGTTACAGATGACATTTACCTGTGTGGGCAGTCATTTCGCTTTGGCCTTTTCGTGCTATTTCCAGCACCAGAACCTTTTGAACAGGAAGCAAGACAGACTAATATCTAGTATGTGTCTGCCTGACAGATTGGAATCGCAGCTCTATGATGAACTAAGACTGACCATGCATATACAGTGTAAATCAGAGaagtaattaatttattaattcataTATGGCATGAagttcacattacacatttgtaaagcaacagtaaacaaaTTAAATCCCTCTTGTCTGGGAGAAATGCTTAAGCATTATTTTGTCCCCACAGAATAACAATTTCTCATTGCACCGATAAATTGGATTTAAGTTGTATTATCCACTTACTACAGTAAAATGCAAATGCTCTCTTTGCGAGTTCAGTCTAAGCTGCCCCTGCCTGCCAACCAGACTTAGAACATGCAGGCCAAGAAGTGCAACAATTTATAGATAGTTTGACAAAAAGCAGCATTAACTTAATAATGTGATCGGCTAGGGGGGTTGGTAGCAGAGGCTTCTGCATCTAATTCATCTAATATAATGATTTAATGCTCTCAGTTTCCACAGAAACAGGTTCATTTATGAAGAAAATGCATGACATGTTTTCTCCAGAGCAGTTGAGGCAATAGGGAGGGAAATTTGCCAATCTCAGTTTCTATTAGTACTGTGCAGGTGAAAACTATTATCATCAGGGAAACTGCATGACTAAGCCTGTATCCGCTCTACGGGGGAAACATCTCTCTGTACCATAAACCGTTGAGCTAAACTGCACCACACTCATAAATATCAGAGGACAACCAAATGATTTTATCTCTTGAGCTCGCTGGACCACAAAATAGGATGGGGGACACAAAATGTCCAAGCCGTGCTATGGATTTTAAAGTATCATAGGAGCAAGCTCATGTTGTCTGTGTCAGTTTCACTTACTATGAAACTCTTTCTTTTTTACGCTTGCAGGGGAATTTCTAACCaagaaagtgacagaaaaccAACGTAACAATGAATGTCATAGTCACACTTCCAGCGACATCCACAAACTTAACAGAGTGTGTTCAAATCGGCGAGAGTGTCATCAGTGACCTTCTGATGTCTGTTTACATCTTGGCTTTTATCTTTGGTTTGATCTTCAATGTGCTGACCCTGGGCCCCATTTGGCAACAAGTGCAGCGGCAAAATGTTCTGGGTATCTTCCTGCTAAGCCTGTCCATCTCTGACATGCTTTTCCTCTTCACCATGCCCCTCTGGATCAATTATTACCGGCAGGACCACACCTGGAAGCTAGGTGTTATCTCCTGCAAGTTAGCTGGCTTCTTCTACTACTCCAACATGTACATCAGCGTCTACCTCCTCTGCAGTATCTCCGTGGACCGCTGCCTGGTGGTCACCTATCCACTCCGCTCCAAGACGTACCGTACATCGTGTTATGCCTGGATACAGTGCGCTACTGTTTATGTTGTGGTGATGGCGATGCACATCATCCTACTGGTCAATGACAATCTCAAAGATACCCATGATGACCATGACCGTTGTTATGAGACTTATCCCATGGAGAAGCCTGTCGCCTTGTTCAACCTTCTCAGAGCGGGAATTGGCTTCCTGCTGCCCCTACTGGTCTTAGCAGTGAGCTACTGGAGGGTACTGGCCACTGTGGGTCAGAGTCCCGGCCTGAGTGTCCAGGCTAAAAGGAAGGTCCGCCTGCTGTCCTTTGGGGTGATTGGGATCTTCTCAATTTGCTTTGCTCCATATCACATTATCCTGCTCATACGCTCACTGGTCTTCTATGCACATTCTCAAGAAAGTTACTGCAAGTTTGAACAACAAATACACTTTTACTTCTCATGTACGCTGGCACTGTCCAGTCTGAACTGCGTAGTGGACCCTGTGTTGTATGTGCTAGTCAGTAACGGAGTCCAGGAGGAGCTGAAACTGTGCTGGAAGAGGCATCGaaggacacagacagacagaaactgtGCCCTAACTGAATTCACAGGAAAGTCTAATAATTTAATATGAAGTAAGCTGTATGTGGGTGGACCAGTGCACCTGTGTATTTGTATGCATATCTATTTATATATAGACTCATGTCTTCAAAGTTAAAGAGTAATTGGCAGAATTATTCACATTCCATAATTAACCATCCATGTTCAGACAATCGGACATCCTTTGAGAGAAGCACAATTTCGAATTTGTCTGTTTCCCCCCTTATATCCCGCATCGTGTAGAGGAGGGGGTTGAATTACATGCATCTCAAAGCTCTGTAATTGGATTGCACTTACAGGCTTTGCTCTTCCAAGAGTTCTTCAGTGCCAGCCACTTCTGTTTTGTGGTTGGACACTGCTGGAGTTTAAGAGCCCTTGTATTTTCCCTCCAATCTATATAAGGATATTGTGATTGTTATGTGCGACCCTGATATAGCTGCAATAGGTGCATTCAGTGAAACATGTTGAATGTAAATCCAAATAAACCAGTGGTTTGAACAGGTGCTTGGGATTCAGGTTGTTTAGTTTGTTGCAGTAATGAAATATGTGATGATCAATTTTGCACTTTATACATATATGAGTAGTAAGAAGCACATACATCCAAGCACTCTGCCATTACCGTCGCATATAAAGGTAATCATAAATCCAGCACAGCTGTATGCGGCACATGTGTGGGCAAAGGTTACAATCAggagacctgtgtgtgtgtgtgtgtgtgtgtgtgagagagagagagagagagagagagagagagaaagacataaAGAGAGTTGAAGTTTTGAAGGTGTATTGACAATGTATCTAATCGACAATAGACAGGTAGGCAGACAGGTAAatgatgaaagaaagaaacagaaacaaagagcTTTCTGTTTATTAAGGCTGTTTTATACTTTTCTATTATTCATACAGTGGCTTGCTCACGCATCAATAGAGCTCTTTGTAGGGAACATTGATCACTAGCTAAGCACTTGGCATATGACCAACATGAACCCTCAGGTTGTCAGGTTTGCACGACCAGTTCTCTTTCTTTAAAGGTCTATACTAATGAGTCCTTGGTCTCTACATGGTATACAGAAACCCTgtgtcataaaaaaaaacagctcatATACCACTAAAATATTTTGCCTAATATGCTTAAGTGGAAACATAATTGCTGCCTGAAATATTTTCAATGGGAATGTTTTTTCCAGTCCATGAGCGGAAACGAATTAACTATGTTGAGAGTGaacattttgctgacatgtttttgCGGCTTTGCAGATACTTCCATTAAAATGCCACTCTATTATGCTGATAAAAACGCATGCCATAACTTTCTTTCAAAACACATTTGGAAATGTGTTGTATGTGATTGTTTatagggacacacacacatttagtgtTGCTCTGTTAAATACTGGGATATGGATaaggctggtgatattctatatttttcttaatttcaaAAAGTCAGataaaaagactaaaactaatgAACTGATCCTACAtacaagtattgtctgtgtagtCACAGTCTGATATAGCTCATTCCTCTGTGCTATATACCTCtattgttgtccagaaactattaatAAACATCATCATGAGCCACACAGTTGTACTGAGTAACATGTTCCTTAATTATGATGAACACTGGTTTATTTTCAGTCAGTTCGACAAAAGGCAAACCGTGTTGCTGGAATTACTCATTAGAGCATCACATGTGTTAATACCTGGATGGAAATAGTCTGAATAACAAACTCCTGCAAAATTTACCCATGTTTGAGTAAAATTAAACTCTAGTTTGAGCCCTTTTGAGATCTACATCTTCAGTAGAAATTAATGGGCCACAGATAGTTTAGAGTAGTTGCAAAGTAGTGACTGATGGTCTTGTTGACAAAAATAGAATGTCAGTCTTTTAAGACAACCCAAGACTGGGGAGGTTTCATATGCCCCAGCAGATTCAGGTTTTTCAAAAGATAGCTCGGCTTAGGACCATATCGAAATTCCTCATTTGTGTGAATTCACGAAAGGTTCTCAAAAGATGTCCTTCCCTTACTCTATTATTTCACCTCAATACTCTTACCAGTCAATGGCAATTTAAAGAAGCACTAATTGAAAAAGTGACTATATAAATGTTAGAAAGAAGTCAAGTCTATTACTCAAAACTGCAGTCCACCCCGTGGCATTTGGCTCAAGACATTACACATCCATTTTCTCTACACTCAGCTCATACAGCAGTTTTAATGAGCTAACTCATGCTGTAGCTGGACTCCTTGGGAAAGCAATATGGTTTCATTGATTATCTGTTCTGACTCATAGCCTCATAATGCAGTGTTGGTCTAAATGCATTATATAGACAAGCTATTCTTAGACTGTATTAGACTGTTATTTTAGCATCAGGTTGAGTATTGttgcacatacacaaaacagCACTCAGTAGAATTTTTTtccttggtggtggtggtaacTTCCTCTGAACAATCACTGCTAATCAGTTAATATTTCTATTAAACTGCTTCTCTCCTGCTGCTCCCTGTGTTATTAAGTGTATCTTTAATGAAACAGCTAGTCTTTATAatcaacatcacaacaacaacatataaaacagagatgtatgtttttgaaaatgaaccttactttctctttttaattattattttatggcCTCTCTCTTAAAGGTTGTAAAGTTTGCAGCAGTTTGAAGTTTGTTTAGGTAGCGAGTTCCAAGACTTTGCTCCTTCCTGAAAGaaattttgcaaaataaaactttacagttACCTCTTGAAGCTTCTCTGTTggatctgctgctgctctgtagTCTCTTAATGTACTTACAAAGAGGCTGAAGAGCAAgtccatttaaacatttaaatacaagctTTACATGATGAAAATCACTAAAGTTTGCAAAACTTAAAACAGCTCAGCCATAATAATAACGTTCAGTATTCAATTTTGATTGTCACTGTCAGAGAGTTCTACTATTGATGCTGTAGTTTGCATTGGTGTAGAACTGCACTGCGACCTCTTTAATAAACATACACTCACCAGcacttttgccttcagaactgccttaattcttcgtggcatactttcaacaaggtgttggaaacattcctcagagacttttgTCCATATTAAtttgatagcatcacgcagtttcTGCAGATTTGTTGGGTGCACATTCATAATGtaaatctcccgttccaccacatcccaaaggtgctctattggattgagatctgatGAATTAGGAGGccacaccaccagcctgaaccgttgatacaagcaGGATGGATCcctgctttcatgttgtttgcGCAtgaattctgaccctaccatctgaatgttgcagctgaaatcgagactcatcagaccaggcttCGTTTTGTTACAATTTTTCAAAATTGTCCAATtttgtgagcctgtgtgaattgtagcctcagtttcctgttcttagctgacaggagtggcacccggagTGATCTTCTGcagctgtagcccatctgcttcaaggttcaatGTGTTGTCTATTCATAGATGGttttctgcataccttggttgtaacaagtggttatttgagttacggttgcctttctgtcatctcgaaacagtctgcccattctcctctgacattaaggcattttcgtccactcTGTGTCAAAATCTAAATCCACAATGCCGCaatttataacagttagaccgcagtaaacCACAAAGTCCATTGAATCTGCTTGTGTTGCTTTACGGCTGCG
Encoded here:
- the gpr184 gene encoding G protein-coupled receptor 184, with the translated sequence MNVIVTLPATSTNLTECVQIGESVISDLLMSVYILAFIFGLIFNVLTLGPIWQQVQRQNVLGIFLLSLSISDMLFLFTMPLWINYYRQDHTWKLGVISCKLAGFFYYSNMYISVYLLCSISVDRCLVVTYPLRSKTYRTSCYAWIQCATVYVVVMAMHIILLVNDNLKDTHDDHDRCYETYPMEKPVALFNLLRAGIGFLLPLLVLAVSYWRVLATVGQSPGLSVQAKRKVRLLSFGVIGIFSICFAPYHIILLIRSLVFYAHSQESYCKFEQQIHFYFSCTLALSSLNCVVDPVLYVLVSNGVQEELKLCWKRHRRTQTDRNCALTEFTGKSNNLI